The following proteins are encoded in a genomic region of Glycine max cultivar Williams 82 chromosome 18, Glycine_max_v4.0, whole genome shotgun sequence:
- the LOC100776664 gene encoding rhamnogalacturonate lyase isoform X3, producing MVNSNNREQLVVDNGIVAVTFSRPEGYILGISYNGIDNILEEENEDQDRGYLDVVWNTPGKPSNFQRIHGTIFSVIAADENMVELSFSKSWTSSLNGSSVPMNIDIRYILRSGDSGFYSYAIFDRPEGLPAVEIDQIRIVFKLNKDRFNYMAISDERQRSMPTMRDRETGQILAYPEAVLLTRPINPEFRGEVDDKYQYSCENKVNTVHGWISVDAADAPPVGFWMITPSSEFRNAGPIKQDLTSHVGPITLSMFVSTHYAGKEVTMAFQEGEIYKKVFGPVFAYVNNASNEDDTLSLWSDAVQQQSKEVRSWPYDFPKSVDFIPPNQRGIVLGRLLVQDRYFRGGRLLYANNSYVGLALPGDEGSWQIESKGYQFWTQADTKGFFLINNVVPGDYNLYAWVPGFIGDYRYNATITITPGGVIRLDSLVYVPPRNGPTIWEIGFPDRKAAEFYVPEPYPTLMNKLYNEQRRDKFRQYGLWERYTDLYPNDDLVYTVGISKYRKDWFFAHVTRSTGNKTYQPTTWQIIFEHPNQIIRGNYTLQLALACTADADLQVRVNDPSANPPDFATGKIGGDSAIARHGVHGLYRLFSINVPSDRFVKGTNTIYLRQSRAMNPFQGVMYDYIRLERPPLTQI from the exons ATGGTGAATTCAAACAATCGTGAACAG TTGGTGGTTGACAATGGTATTGTTGCCGTCACCTTTTCAAGACCTGAGGGCTACATCCTTGGAATTTCATATAACGGAATTGACAATATACTtgaagaagaaaacgaagatCAAGATAGAGG GTACTTGGACGTGGTCTGGAATACACCGGGAAAGCCTAGTAACTTTCAGAG AATACACGGGACAATTTTTTCGGTTATAGCAGCTGACGAGAATATGGTGGagctttcattttcaaaatcatggACATCATCCCTGAATGGCTCAAGTGTCCCCATGAACATTGACATAAG ATACATTTTGCGAAGTGGTGACTCAGGGTTTTATTCATATGCAATATTTGATCGCCCTGAAGGATTGCCCGCCGTGGAGATTGACCAAATTAGGATTGTTTTCAAACTCAACAAAGACAG GTTCAACTACATGGCTATATCAGATGAAAGGCAGAGAAGCATGCCAACGATGAGAGACAGAGAAACTGGCCAAATCCTAGCTTACCCTGAAGCAGTTCTATTAACCAGACCAATTAAcccagaattcagaggagag GTTGATGATAAATACCAGTACTCCTGTGAGAACAAGGTCAACACTGTTCATGGATGGATCAGTGTTGATGCTGCTGATGCACCACCCGTGGGTTTCTGGATGATAACGCCCAGCAGCGAGTTTCGTAATGCTGGGCCCATCAAGCAGGACCTTACTTCCCATGTTGGCCCCATCACCCTCTCG ATGTTTGTGAGTACTCACTATGCTGGCAAGGAGGTAACCATGGCATTTCAAGAAGGGGAGATTTATAAAAAGGTTTTTGGCCCTGTATTTGCCTACGTTAACAATGCTTCAAACGAGGATGACACACTATCCCTCTGGTCAGATGCTGTTCAGCAG CAATCCAAAGAAGTCAGAAGTTGGCCTTACGATTTTCCTAAATCAGTGGATTtcattccaccgaatcaaaggGGAATAGTTTTGGGAAGATTATTAGTCCAAGATAG GTACTTCAGAGGAGGTAGACTTCTATATGCTAACAATTCTTATGTCGGTCTAGCTTTGCCTGGTGATGAAGGATCATGGCAGATAGAAAGCAAG GGCTATCAATTCTGGACTCAAGCCGACACAAAGGGTTTCTTcctaataaataatgttgttccTGGTGACTATAATTTGTATGCATGGGTTCCTGGCTTCATTGGTGATTACAGATATAATGCTACAATCACCATCACACCAG GAGGAGTCATCCGATTGGACTCACTTGTGTACGTTCCTCCAAGAAATGGACCAACCATATGGGAAATTGGGTTTCCAGATCGCAAGGCTGCAGAATTCTATGTACCAGAACCTTACcctacactcatgaacaaattaTACAACGAACAGCGCAGAGACAA GTTTAGGCAATACGGGTTGTGGGAACGTTACACTGATTTATATCCAAATGATGATCTTGTTTACACTGTTGGTATTAGCAAGTATAGAAAAGATTGGTTTTTTGCTCATGTTACTAG AAGCACAGGAAATAAGACATACCAGCCAACGACATGGCAGATAATATTTGAACatccaaatcaaataataagagGAAACTACACATTGCAACTGGCATTGGCATGTACTGCTGATGCTGACTTGCAG GTTCGTGTCAATGACCCTAGCGCTAATCCACCGGACTTTGCAACGGGTAAAATAGGAGGAGACAGTGCCATAGCAAGGCATGGGGTGCATGGTTTGTATAGGTTATTCAGCATTAATGTACCAAGTGATCGATTTGTGAAAGGAACCAACACCATCTATCTAAGGCAGTCAAGAGCCATGAACCCTTTTCAAGGAGTTATGTATGATTATATCCGTTTAGAACGACCTCCATTAACACAGATTTGA
- the LOC100776664 gene encoding rhamnogalacturonate lyase isoform X2, whose product MKEKVFFLWWFGMTLRLCFLLGASCSEKTTLRGLRETLAKQSTTSKSGVMVNSNNREQLVVDNGIVAVTFSRPEGYILGISYNGIDNILEEENEDQDRGYLDVVWNTPGKPSNFQRIHGTIFSVIAADENMVELSFSKSWTSSLNGSSVPMNIDIRYILRSGDSGFYSYAIFDRPEGLPAVEIDQIRIVFKLNKDRFNYMAISDERQRSMPTMRDRETGQILAYPEAVLLTRPINPEFRGEVDDKYQYSCENKVNTVHGWISVDAADAPPVGFWMITPSSEFRNAGPIKQDLTSHVGPITLSMFVSTHYAGKEVTMAFQEGEIYKKVFGPVFAYVNNASNEDDTLSLWSDAVQQQSKEVRSWPYDFPKSVDFIPPNQRGIVLGRLLVQDRYFRGGRLLYANNSYVGLALPGDEGSWQIESKGYQFWTQADTKGFFLINNVVPGDYNLYAWVPGFIGDYRYNATITITPGGVIRLDSLVYVPPRNGPTIWEIGFPDRKAAEFYVPEPYPTLMNKLYNEQRRDKFRQYGLWERYTDLYPNDDLVYTVGISKYRKDWFFAHVTRSTGNKTYQPTTWQIIFEHPNQIIRGNYTLQLALACTADADLQVRVNDPSANPPDFATGKIGGDSAIARHGVHGLYRLFSINVPSDRFVKGTNTIYLRQSRAMNPFQGVMYDYIRLERPPLTQI is encoded by the exons ATGAAGGAGAAGGTTTTCTTCCTTTGGTGGTTTGGAATGACTCTGAGGCTTTGTTTCTTGCTCGGTGCCAGCTGTTCTGAGAAGACAACATTAAG AGGTTTAAGGGAGACCTTGGCCAAGCAATCGACAACTTCTAAATCTGGGGTCATGGTGAATTCAAACAATCGTGAACAG TTGGTGGTTGACAATGGTATTGTTGCCGTCACCTTTTCAAGACCTGAGGGCTACATCCTTGGAATTTCATATAACGGAATTGACAATATACTtgaagaagaaaacgaagatCAAGATAGAGG GTACTTGGACGTGGTCTGGAATACACCGGGAAAGCCTAGTAACTTTCAGAG AATACACGGGACAATTTTTTCGGTTATAGCAGCTGACGAGAATATGGTGGagctttcattttcaaaatcatggACATCATCCCTGAATGGCTCAAGTGTCCCCATGAACATTGACATAAG ATACATTTTGCGAAGTGGTGACTCAGGGTTTTATTCATATGCAATATTTGATCGCCCTGAAGGATTGCCCGCCGTGGAGATTGACCAAATTAGGATTGTTTTCAAACTCAACAAAGACAG GTTCAACTACATGGCTATATCAGATGAAAGGCAGAGAAGCATGCCAACGATGAGAGACAGAGAAACTGGCCAAATCCTAGCTTACCCTGAAGCAGTTCTATTAACCAGACCAATTAAcccagaattcagaggagag GTTGATGATAAATACCAGTACTCCTGTGAGAACAAGGTCAACACTGTTCATGGATGGATCAGTGTTGATGCTGCTGATGCACCACCCGTGGGTTTCTGGATGATAACGCCCAGCAGCGAGTTTCGTAATGCTGGGCCCATCAAGCAGGACCTTACTTCCCATGTTGGCCCCATCACCCTCTCG ATGTTTGTGAGTACTCACTATGCTGGCAAGGAGGTAACCATGGCATTTCAAGAAGGGGAGATTTATAAAAAGGTTTTTGGCCCTGTATTTGCCTACGTTAACAATGCTTCAAACGAGGATGACACACTATCCCTCTGGTCAGATGCTGTTCAGCAG CAATCCAAAGAAGTCAGAAGTTGGCCTTACGATTTTCCTAAATCAGTGGATTtcattccaccgaatcaaaggGGAATAGTTTTGGGAAGATTATTAGTCCAAGATAG GTACTTCAGAGGAGGTAGACTTCTATATGCTAACAATTCTTATGTCGGTCTAGCTTTGCCTGGTGATGAAGGATCATGGCAGATAGAAAGCAAG GGCTATCAATTCTGGACTCAAGCCGACACAAAGGGTTTCTTcctaataaataatgttgttccTGGTGACTATAATTTGTATGCATGGGTTCCTGGCTTCATTGGTGATTACAGATATAATGCTACAATCACCATCACACCAG GAGGAGTCATCCGATTGGACTCACTTGTGTACGTTCCTCCAAGAAATGGACCAACCATATGGGAAATTGGGTTTCCAGATCGCAAGGCTGCAGAATTCTATGTACCAGAACCTTACcctacactcatgaacaaattaTACAACGAACAGCGCAGAGACAA GTTTAGGCAATACGGGTTGTGGGAACGTTACACTGATTTATATCCAAATGATGATCTTGTTTACACTGTTGGTATTAGCAAGTATAGAAAAGATTGGTTTTTTGCTCATGTTACTAG AAGCACAGGAAATAAGACATACCAGCCAACGACATGGCAGATAATATTTGAACatccaaatcaaataataagagGAAACTACACATTGCAACTGGCATTGGCATGTACTGCTGATGCTGACTTGCAG GTTCGTGTCAATGACCCTAGCGCTAATCCACCGGACTTTGCAACGGGTAAAATAGGAGGAGACAGTGCCATAGCAAGGCATGGGGTGCATGGTTTGTATAGGTTATTCAGCATTAATGTACCAAGTGATCGATTTGTGAAAGGAACCAACACCATCTATCTAAGGCAGTCAAGAGCCATGAACCCTTTTCAAGGAGTTATGTATGATTATATCCGTTTAGAACGACCTCCATTAACACAGATTTGA
- the LOC100776664 gene encoding rhamnogalacturonate lyase isoform X1: protein MKEKVFFLWWFGMTLRLCFLLGASCSEKTTLRRGLRETLAKQSTTSKSGVMVNSNNREQLVVDNGIVAVTFSRPEGYILGISYNGIDNILEEENEDQDRGYLDVVWNTPGKPSNFQRIHGTIFSVIAADENMVELSFSKSWTSSLNGSSVPMNIDIRYILRSGDSGFYSYAIFDRPEGLPAVEIDQIRIVFKLNKDRFNYMAISDERQRSMPTMRDRETGQILAYPEAVLLTRPINPEFRGEVDDKYQYSCENKVNTVHGWISVDAADAPPVGFWMITPSSEFRNAGPIKQDLTSHVGPITLSMFVSTHYAGKEVTMAFQEGEIYKKVFGPVFAYVNNASNEDDTLSLWSDAVQQQSKEVRSWPYDFPKSVDFIPPNQRGIVLGRLLVQDRYFRGGRLLYANNSYVGLALPGDEGSWQIESKGYQFWTQADTKGFFLINNVVPGDYNLYAWVPGFIGDYRYNATITITPGGVIRLDSLVYVPPRNGPTIWEIGFPDRKAAEFYVPEPYPTLMNKLYNEQRRDKFRQYGLWERYTDLYPNDDLVYTVGISKYRKDWFFAHVTRSTGNKTYQPTTWQIIFEHPNQIIRGNYTLQLALACTADADLQVRVNDPSANPPDFATGKIGGDSAIARHGVHGLYRLFSINVPSDRFVKGTNTIYLRQSRAMNPFQGVMYDYIRLERPPLTQI, encoded by the exons ATGAAGGAGAAGGTTTTCTTCCTTTGGTGGTTTGGAATGACTCTGAGGCTTTGTTTCTTGCTCGGTGCCAGCTGTTCTGAGAAGACAACATTAAG AAGAGGTTTAAGGGAGACCTTGGCCAAGCAATCGACAACTTCTAAATCTGGGGTCATGGTGAATTCAAACAATCGTGAACAG TTGGTGGTTGACAATGGTATTGTTGCCGTCACCTTTTCAAGACCTGAGGGCTACATCCTTGGAATTTCATATAACGGAATTGACAATATACTtgaagaagaaaacgaagatCAAGATAGAGG GTACTTGGACGTGGTCTGGAATACACCGGGAAAGCCTAGTAACTTTCAGAG AATACACGGGACAATTTTTTCGGTTATAGCAGCTGACGAGAATATGGTGGagctttcattttcaaaatcatggACATCATCCCTGAATGGCTCAAGTGTCCCCATGAACATTGACATAAG ATACATTTTGCGAAGTGGTGACTCAGGGTTTTATTCATATGCAATATTTGATCGCCCTGAAGGATTGCCCGCCGTGGAGATTGACCAAATTAGGATTGTTTTCAAACTCAACAAAGACAG GTTCAACTACATGGCTATATCAGATGAAAGGCAGAGAAGCATGCCAACGATGAGAGACAGAGAAACTGGCCAAATCCTAGCTTACCCTGAAGCAGTTCTATTAACCAGACCAATTAAcccagaattcagaggagag GTTGATGATAAATACCAGTACTCCTGTGAGAACAAGGTCAACACTGTTCATGGATGGATCAGTGTTGATGCTGCTGATGCACCACCCGTGGGTTTCTGGATGATAACGCCCAGCAGCGAGTTTCGTAATGCTGGGCCCATCAAGCAGGACCTTACTTCCCATGTTGGCCCCATCACCCTCTCG ATGTTTGTGAGTACTCACTATGCTGGCAAGGAGGTAACCATGGCATTTCAAGAAGGGGAGATTTATAAAAAGGTTTTTGGCCCTGTATTTGCCTACGTTAACAATGCTTCAAACGAGGATGACACACTATCCCTCTGGTCAGATGCTGTTCAGCAG CAATCCAAAGAAGTCAGAAGTTGGCCTTACGATTTTCCTAAATCAGTGGATTtcattccaccgaatcaaaggGGAATAGTTTTGGGAAGATTATTAGTCCAAGATAG GTACTTCAGAGGAGGTAGACTTCTATATGCTAACAATTCTTATGTCGGTCTAGCTTTGCCTGGTGATGAAGGATCATGGCAGATAGAAAGCAAG GGCTATCAATTCTGGACTCAAGCCGACACAAAGGGTTTCTTcctaataaataatgttgttccTGGTGACTATAATTTGTATGCATGGGTTCCTGGCTTCATTGGTGATTACAGATATAATGCTACAATCACCATCACACCAG GAGGAGTCATCCGATTGGACTCACTTGTGTACGTTCCTCCAAGAAATGGACCAACCATATGGGAAATTGGGTTTCCAGATCGCAAGGCTGCAGAATTCTATGTACCAGAACCTTACcctacactcatgaacaaattaTACAACGAACAGCGCAGAGACAA GTTTAGGCAATACGGGTTGTGGGAACGTTACACTGATTTATATCCAAATGATGATCTTGTTTACACTGTTGGTATTAGCAAGTATAGAAAAGATTGGTTTTTTGCTCATGTTACTAG AAGCACAGGAAATAAGACATACCAGCCAACGACATGGCAGATAATATTTGAACatccaaatcaaataataagagGAAACTACACATTGCAACTGGCATTGGCATGTACTGCTGATGCTGACTTGCAG GTTCGTGTCAATGACCCTAGCGCTAATCCACCGGACTTTGCAACGGGTAAAATAGGAGGAGACAGTGCCATAGCAAGGCATGGGGTGCATGGTTTGTATAGGTTATTCAGCATTAATGTACCAAGTGATCGATTTGTGAAAGGAACCAACACCATCTATCTAAGGCAGTCAAGAGCCATGAACCCTTTTCAAGGAGTTATGTATGATTATATCCGTTTAGAACGACCTCCATTAACACAGATTTGA